DNA sequence from the Pseudomonadota bacterium genome:
CCTGCGGCAACACCGGTCCCTGCGGCGGCGCCGGGGACATCCCCTTCGCCGGTGATCACAGTCCCTTCGGTGAGCTCGAGCCAGGGCCCGATGGCGAGCTCGAAGGCGCCGCCGGCCCAGCCGCAGGCCGCTGACAAGCCGGCCGACCGCAAGGGCGGAGTCGACAAATCTTACTGACGCCATCGGCCTGACGGGAATCCAATGGAAGAGAGAAGCCTCGGTTCGATACTCCTTGAGACCACCGCGCTGACTGAGGAACAGCTCGAGCAGGCGCTGGCGGTCCAGCGCGAGCGCGGCATCAAGCTCGGCGAGGCGCTGGTCCAGCTCAAGTTCCTCCGGACCGAGGACGTCCTCAAGGCGCTCTCGATACAGCTGGGATTCCCGTACGAAAACAAGATCGAGATCGAGAGCATACCGCCCGACCTGATAGCGAATCTTCCCATCAATTACGCAAAGCAGAATGAGATACTTCCGCTCCGCAAGGAGGCCGGCTCGCTGGTGGTCGCCATCGCCGACCCCACGAACTTCTACGCGCTCGACGACCTGAGGATGTTCTACGGCATGGAGATAAGGCCGGTGATCGCCTCCAGCTACGAGATAGTCAACGCGATCAACGCCGTCTACAACCGCGCAACGGGCGGCGGGGAGGAGGCGATCGGCGAGCTGGAGGAGGGCGGCGAGATCGCCGACGATTTCAACGAGCCTGTGGACCTGCTCGACGCCGACGACGAGGCGCCCATCATCAGGCTCGTCAACACGCTTCTCTTCCGCGCGGTCAAGCAGAAGGCCAGCGACATCCACGTGGAGCCGTTCGAGAGGGAGCTCAAGATCCGCTTCCGGATCAACGGCATCCTCTACGACGTGCTCACCCCCCCGAAGCGGGCGCAGAACGCGATCATCTCGCGCGTGAAGGTCATGAGCCAGCTCAACATAGCGGAGAAGCGCATCCCCCAGGACGGCAGGATAAGGATCAAGATCGCCGGCAAGGACATAGACATCCGCGTCTCCACGATCCCGACCGCGCACGGCGAGAGCGTCGTCATGAGGCTGCTGGACGCCTCCTCGGTCCTTCTCGACCTCGATTCCCTGGGCTTCTCGCGCGGGAACATCGAAAAGTTCAAGGACCTGCTCAACCACCACAACGGCATCATCCTGGTCACGGGGCCGACCGGCTCGGGCAAGACGACCACGCTCTATTCGGCGCTCTCCAAGCTAAACACGAACGAGGTTAAGATCATAACGGTCGAGGATCCGGTCGAGTACCAGCTGCACGGCGTGAACCAGATGCAGGTCAACCCCAAGATCGAGCTCACCTTCGCCTCCGGACTCCGGGCATTCCTCAGGCAGGACCCCGACATCATAATGGTGGGCGAGGTCCGCGACAAGGAGACCGCCGAGGTCGCCATCCAGGCCTCGCTGACCGGCCACCTGGTCCTGTCCACCCTTCACACCAACGACGCTCCCAGCTCGATCACGAGGCTGGTCGACATGGGCGTTGAGCCGTTTCTCGTCGCCTCATCGGTCCTTGGAATCGTCGCGCAGCGCCTGGTCAGGACCGTCTGCCGCGACTGCGCGCGCAAGTACACGCCCGAAGATGCAGAGATCGCGCAGATCGGCATCAGCCAGTCCGACCTCAAGAACAGGCAGATATACAGGCCGGTCGGCTGCCCGATATGCCTCGAGACCGGATACTCGGGCCGCGCCGGCATCCACGAGATACTCATGGTCACCGACGCGGTGAGGGCGGAGCTCATGAAGGGTTCCGATGCCACGACCATAAAGAAGGTCGCTGTCGCGCAGGGGATGAGCACGCTGAGGCAGGACGCGGCCATGAAGGTCATGCAGGGGCTCACCACGATCGAGGAGGTCCTGCGTGTGACGCAGGAGGACAGCGAGTAGATTCAAGCTGAAAGGTGAAAGAAGATATGCCGGTATTCGAGTATTCAGGGATAGATGCGAAGGGCAAGCGCGCGTCCGGGAACGTCGACGGCGAGAACGAGCGGGCCGCCCGCCAGAAGCTCAGGAAGATGGGGGTGTTCCCGACCACCCTGCACATCGAAGGCGAGTCGGGGCAGAAGGTCGGGCTCGGGATGCAGATCGACGTGGGCAAGTACTTCCAGAGGGTGAAGGTGCAGGATGTCGCCCTCATGACGCGCCAGCTCTCCACGCTTCTGGCCTCCAACATACAGCTCGTCGAGGCCCTGAACGCCCTGCTCGACCAGATCGAGAACCCCAAGCTCAAGAACATCCTCACCAAGGTCCGCGACAGGGTGACCGAGGGCAGCAAGCTCTCCGACGCCATGAAGGCGCATCCCAAGGTCTTCGGCGACATGTACACGAACATGATAAACGCCGGAGAGAGCAGCGGCGCCCTCGACATAGTCTGTGTGAGGCTCTCGGACTTCATGGAGAGCCAGGGAAAGCTCAGGAGCAAGGTCATAGGCGCGATGATCTATCCTGCCATCATGTCCGTCGTGGGCCTGGGGCTCATGGTGATGCTGCTCACCTACGTGGTGCCGAAGGTCACCAAGATATTCGAGGACGTCAACGCGACCCTGCCGCTCCCCACCAGGATACTGATGGGGGCGAGCAACGCGCTCTCGAGCTACTGGTACTTGTTCGCCCTGGTGATCCCGGTCGCGATCTACGCGGCCAGGCGCTACCTGCGCACTCCGAAGGGGCGCGAGTGGTGGGACCGCAAGCTCCTCACCCTGCCGCTCGTCGGTCGGATAAACAGGCTGGTGATAGTGGCCCGCTTCTCCCGCACGCTGGCCACGCTGCTGGCCAGCGGGGTGCCTCTGCTCGGGGCTCTGGACATAGTCAAGAACATCATCACGAACACCAGGCTTCGCTCCGTGATAGAGCAGACCCGGGAAAACGTGAGGGAGGGCGCCTCCATCGCCGATCCGCTCAAGCGGAGCGGCGAGTTCCCGCCGCTGGTCACCCACATGATCGCGATCGGCGAGAAGACCGGGGACCTTGAGCGCATGCTGGAAAGGGTGGCGGACGCCTACGATGCGGACGTGGACAACACCCTGTCCACCCTGACCACGCTGCTCGAGCCGATCATGATACTGGTGATGGCCGGCGTGGTCTCTTTCATCGTCCTCTCGATACTTTTGCCGATCATGCAGCTGAACCAGCTGGGTTAGAAGGGGAGTCGCCTGCGGCGGGCACGGCAAGGGGGTTGCTTTTCTTGGGGGTTTCTGGATAATAGGTCGATTGCGAATTAGCGACCCGGTTTGTGCTGTCGTTTCCGGGAGTCACGAGTCACGGTTTTTTGAAAGGGGGGGGATATGAAGAGGTTTCTGGCCGGCTCAAAAGGTATGACTCTGATCGAGATCATGGTCGTCATCACGATCCTCGGCCTGATCGCGACCGTGGTGACGGTCAACGTGCTGGACAGGCTCGACGAGGCCAAGGTCGAGACCGCTAAGACCCAGATGAAGGGCTTCGAGGAGGCGCTCGACCAGTTCCGCCGCGACAACGGATTCTATCCTTCAAGCGAGCAGGGGCTCCAGGCGCTGATCGAAAAACCCACCATCGGCCGCATCCCCAAGCGCTATCCTGCGAAGGGCTATCTCAAGGGCAACAAGATCCCGCAGGACACCTTCGGGTGCGACTATGTCTATTACAGCCCGGGGCTGCAGGGGCATGATTATGAGATTTACTCCCTAGGACGCGACTGCCAGGAGGGCGGCGACGGCGTGGATGCCGACATCAGCTCCTTCGAGGCAGCCGACTGATCCGCACAGGGAGGCCGATGGCGTCCGGACATGACCGGCATGGCCACGGCCCCGCATCAGGGCACAGCCGTTCGGCCGCCCGGGTCTGACTGACAGGCCGGGGCGGCCGTTTTGATTTCGGGGGTTTTCAACTCATGTTCTGCAGAATCGGGTGTAAAGGGTTTTCAAAGGGGGCCCGCAGCGGCTGGATCCGGGGGTTCACGCTGCTCGAGATAGTGGTCTCGCTTGCGATAATCGGGCTCATTCTGGGGGTGGTGATAAGCAGGATGGATTCATATCTTGAATGGGACATGAAGTCCGCCTCCAACAAGCTCGCCTCCACCATGCGTTATCTGTACAACAAGGCGGCGACGGAGGGGCTCTACATAAAGCTCGTGATCGACATCGACGAAGGCGCGTACTGGGTGGAGGCGACCTCCGACCCGTTCGTCGTCTCGGCAGGCGAGGAGACGGGGGCGAAGCCGAAAGACGCCGGTGCCGGGGCCGCCGAAGCCGGCCCTTCGGCGCCCGAAGGCGGGTCCGATGAGGAAGGGGAGGGCGACCACAGGATAAAGCCCAGGGAGGCTGTTTTCACGAAGGTGGATTCATATCTGCTCAAGCCCACGAAGCTTCCGGGCTCCGTCTTTTTCAAGGACGTCTTCGTCGAGCACAATCCTGCCGGCGTGTCCGGCGGTCAGGCGGTGATCCACTTCTTCCCCAACGGGTACGTCGAGTACGCGCTGATAAACCTGCGCGACGAAAAGGACGAGGCCAACTACTCCCTGGAGACGAACCCGATAAGCGGCAGGGTGGGCATCGAGCCGGCGTATCGCCGCATGGAGGCGAGATGAATCGGAGGCGCAGAGATCAGCGGTCGCGCGCCGGGTTCACCCTCCTCGAGGTGATGGTCGCCGTCGCGATCCTCGCGACCGCCCTCACCACGCTGCTCATGTTCTCGGGAAACACCATGATCAAGAGCGGCAGGGCGGAGGCGCTCGCCGTCGCCACGATGCTCGCCCGCCAGAGGATGACCGAGATTGAGATATCTCTCATCGAGGCCGGCAAGAAGAACGAGATCCCGGACGAGCGCAGCGAGAGCGGAACATTCGAGGATCCTTTCGGCGACTACAGCTGGACCATGGAGATAAAAAAGGTCGAGCTCCCGGCCCCGGTCGCCGGCGAGGAGGGGAGCATCCAGAGCATGGTGGCGGCGCAGCTCACCAAGGAGATCGCGAAGACGGTGAGGGAGCTGAGGCTCACGGTGAATTGGCAGGACATGGGCCAGGAGCAGACCTTCGACGTTATAACTCATATAGTCAGAATGTGATCGGACGGATATGTACAGCCAGTCACGAGTCACGAGTCACGAGTCACGAAACCTGGGATTCACCCTCCTGGAGGTCATGGTCTCCGTCGCGCTCATGGGCGTGATCATGACCCTGATATGGACCTCCTCGTCGCAGAGCTTCCGTTCCAAGGAGCGCATAGAGGCGAGGGACGACGTCTTTCACGCGGCCCAGGTCGCGATGCGCAAGATCTCCGACGACGTGGCCGCGGCCTTTCTCACGAAGCGCACGACGATCTCCGCGGCCGCAGGCGGCGGCGAGACCGCCACGCGCTCCCCATACAAGACCTTCTTCATAGGCGAGGACAGGGGCGAGCAGGACTCCATGCGCTTCACCTCGCTCTCCCACGTGAGGCTGATGAAGAACTCAAAGCAGAGCGATCAGACCAAGATCGCCTACGAGGTGTTGCCGGACGAGGAGGTCGCGGGCAGGTACAACGTGGTGCGCCGCGAGCAGCCGTGGCTCGACGACACCGACGAGGTGCAGGGCACCGCCTTCCGTCTGCTCGAGGGGGTGCTCTCGTTCAACGTCGAATATTACGATATCCGCAAAAAGGAATGGGGCAAGGAGTGGAACACGGACAAGCTCGACTGGAGCGAGAAGCTCCCCCTCGCGGTCAGGATCAGCGTGGTCTTCCCCGATCCTGACGGCGGCGACCGCAACATCCCCCTCTCCACGGCGTGCATGCCTGCGTTGTCGGAGGGGACCATAGACTTGTGACGGGGCTCGCAGATGAGGCTGATCGGAAACAGAAAAGGCGTTGCGCTGATGCTCGTGCTCTCCGCCATCACCGTCCTCACGATGGTTGGCGTCGAATTCGCTTATAACACCAGCGTATATTATAACCTGGTCCAGAACGAGGCCGATCGGCTGAAGGCCTATTATCTCGCCAGATCGGCCTACAACTTCATGCGGCTGGAGCTCAAGTTCAACCAGACCTTCCAGCAGGTCGTCAAGAGCCAGAACCTCGGGCAGTACCTCGGCGCAAACGCACAGCTTCCGCTCTGCCAGCAGTTCCCCCTCTCCACCGGGCTCATCAGGGCGGTGTTCATCGAGGGCGCCATACCGGGGATGGACGGCGAGGAGGAAGGGGAGGCCTCCGAGGCCATAGAGGAGATGCGCAGGGACGCCTCAATATCGCAGGGCAAGCAGGCGGAGGAGTTTCTGAGCTTCGACGGCGATTTCGACGGCGAGTGCGAGGACGAGGGCACCAAGATCGACCTCAACGGCTTCTTCGGCCTCAGCAAGGAGTCGTCTTCCGACGGGCTCCCCAGCCCGTTCGATCGCTACAAGCAGTTCCTCTACAGGTTCATGTCGGAGCCCAGGTTCGGCCTCCTCTTCGAGAGCGCGGGCGTGAGGGTCCTGGATGTCGTCAACAGCATAGGGGACTGGGTCGATGCGGACGCCCAGGCGGACGATTTCGAGGGCCGGAGCGCCGGTGCGGAGATATCGCGGTATGAGAGCGCCCAGGTGCCCTACCAGATCAGAAACGGAAAGCTCGTCACCCTGATGGAGGCCTATCTGATCGACGGGGTGGTGGACGACTGGTTCGGCCCGATGATGGACTATTTCACAATATACGGGGGCGCCGGGGTCAACGTCTGCACGGCGAGCGAGGAGGTGGTGCAGGGGGTCATAAGGGCGTACCTGGACGCCAACCCGGAGATCCCCCCGATGAGGCTGGAGGACCCGGCCGAGATGGAGCGGCTCCTGTCGGCAATAGCCGAAGCCTGCGCTTCCGGCAAATCGGGGGACGATCTCAAGAACGAGATGAACACCGCCATGGCCGCCGCGGTCGGGGAGCTGAGCGGCGGGCAGACAGGAGCGACCGTACAGGTGCCGTTCGCTTCTTTCGTGAGCACCGAGAGCAAGGTGTTTTCGCTCAAGCTCGGCGGGCAGGTGGGGGAGATCACCGTGAGGATCAAGGCCGTCGTGGACACCTCCGGGGGTGAGCCCTCCAAGTGGAGGCTCCTCTATTGGCGGGTGTACTGATTGTGGTTTTCTTGGGGAGCCGGCATGTGTTATTAATGGAAAGCGCACCGGGTGAGATTACATGCCACACAGGATCATAGGCATAGACTTGGGTAGCTACGCGGTGAAGGTCGCCGTGATCGAGCGGAGCTTCCGCTCGTTCGCCTTCACGGAGTTCTACGAGCGCCGCATACAGTACAACGAGCTTTTGAGCCCCGAGGAATCCACCGCTATCGCCCTCCAGGGGATGATCGACGACTACGGCCTCCACTGGGACGTGGCCTCGATCGGGTTCCCCTCGCAGAAGGTGACCTCCAGGCTCCTCACCTTTCCGTTTTCGAGCTCCAAGAAGATCGATCAGACCGTCCACTTCGAGATCGAGTCGTTCATCCCCTTCGAGATGGACCAGATAGTCCTCGACTACACCACCGCCTGGCAGAGCAAGGACGCCTCGCGGGTCATGGCGGTCTACGTCCAGAAGGGGGAGCTGGTGAAGCTTTTGACCATGCTCTCGACCGTGGACGTCGACCCGCGATACGTGAGCGTGGACGGGGTGGACTACATCGGGCTCGTGAACCTCGGCATGGTGCCGCCCGAGGGCGCGTACGCCATAATCGACATGGGGCACACCAAGACCACCGTCACCATAGGGAGGGGGAAGGGGCTCGGGTATGTGAGGGCGATCTCCATCGCCGGCAAGGCGGTCACCGCCGCCATATCCGAGAGGCTGTCGGTCCCGTACGAGGAGGCGGAGAGGCTCAAGATCGAGATGGGCCATCTGCCCCTGGCGGGGGAGGAGGTGGTCGACGAGATATCCCGCGGCGTCTCCGAGGCCATCGTCCAGGTCATGCAGGAGATAATGCTTCACCTGCGGCAGACCCTCTTCACCTACCACGAGACCGAGGGGGTCCCGGTCGAGGGGATATATCTCTGCGGCGGCACCTCGCGTCTCCCCGGCCTGGACCGATATCTCTCCGACGCGCTCAAGCTCAACGTCGCGTTTCTGAGCTGCAGCGAGTTCCACTTCAGCCGCCTGGACCGGGCTGAGGCACACAGGCACGTGATCCCGCAGGCGCTGGCGCTTTCGCTGAGGGCCGCAGCCGGGACCGGCGCGGACATCAACCTCCGCCAGGGCGATCTGGCGTTCAAGGGCGACGTGGAGCAGTTCGGCGGCAACATCAGGAAGATCGGGTTCATCGCGGGCATCATCGTCTTCCTCGCTCTCATCAATTTCACCGCCAAATACTATTCGGTGAAGCGCCAGCTGGACAGGATGGGCAGCGACGTGGTGGCGCTGGTCCGCCAGGCGGTGCCGGGCGCAGCGGCGGCGCGCGCGAGGACCCCCACCGCAGCCATCGCGCTGGTGAAGGGCAGGGAGCAGGAGGTCGACCTTCGGATGGAGGAGCTCTCGAACCTCGTGGCCGCCTCGCCGCTGGACGTCCTCAAGGAACTTTCGCTCTTGATGCCCCCGCGGGAGGATCTCTCGGTCGAGGTCGTCGACCTCAACATCTCCGCGGACCGTGTGACGATGGAGGGGGTTGTCTCCGACTTCAAGACAGTCGACACCGTGAGGCAGGCGCTGGAGAAATCGGGTTTTTTCATCAACGTCACCTCGGGCAACGTTCGAAAGGGCGTCAAGGGCGAGGTCAAGTTCACCATGTCGATGGATGTCGCGAGGAAGGGGGAGTGAGGGGGTGCTGAAGCTCGGATCCATAGATCTCAAGCAGCTCAAGATCGAGAGCGTCTACAGGGCTTACTTCGCCATGGGCCCGAGGGAGCAGACGTTCGCGCTCGTAGGCGCCGTGCTGGCCCTGCTCCTGGTCATAGTCCTGCCGGTGACGGTGGCCTCGAGCAGGATAGGCAGGATCGAGAGGGAGGTGGAGCAGGGGAAGAAGCAGTTCAGGGAGGTGATGCGAAGCATCGACTCCTACAACGCCAAGAGGGCGTCCCTCTCCGGCCTCCAGCAGGCGCTATCCGGGGGGTTCGACACCTCGCTCTCCACCACGATCGAGTCTCTCGCCGAGAAGCACGGGATGAAGGAGAAGATCGATTCGCTCAAGGCCAAGTCGACGCCCCCCTCCGACGTGTTCGAGGAGCAGGCGGTGGATGTGAGCATAAAGCGCGTCTCGCTGGAGCCTCTCATCAATTTCATCTTCGACATCGAGAACGACCCCGACAAGGTGCTGAGGCTCAAGACGCTGAGCATGAAGCCCAGGTACGACAACAAGCAGGAGATGGACGCGTCTATGACGGTCTCCACGTACAGGCTCCTGGAGGGAGCCACGGAAGGTCTCTGATGCCCAGGATATTCAAGTACATGGCGTACCTCGCGGCCTTTGCCCTCTCGTACGCACTGTTCCTCTACTGGGTCTTTCCCTACAACGCGCTGAGGGATCGCATCCTCGGCGAGATCGAGCAGCAGATCGGCGGGGGGGTGCAGGTCTCGGCCAAAAGCCTCGAGCCGTACTGGATCACAGGGGTGGAGGTGGAGGGCCTTTCGGTCGAGGGGCCGGGGCCGTCGGGACTCGTGCCGCTCATCAAGGTCAAACGCGCCACAGCGCGCGCCGCCCTCGTCCCGCTCATCTTCGGGAGCAGGAGGGTGACGTTCGACGTCAGGATGCCCAAGGGCTCTGTCTACGGCTATGCGAAGATAGGCGACGAGACCACGTCTCTCGAGATCGAGGTGGACGATCTGGACCTGTCTTCCATACCCCTCATAAAAGAGCGCACCGGGCTCACCATCCCGAGCAGGATCAGCGGCGAGGCGCGGCTCGAGCTAAACCGGCAGCAGCCGGTCAGGAGCACCGGCGAGATAACCATGGCCCTCAGGGACATAAGGATCGCTCAATCGAGCCTCAATCTGGGCGACATCTCGCTCGACGTGCCGGAGCTGGTCCTGGCAAAGGGCAAGGATTCGCGCATCAGGATTTCGGTGGGGAAGGGGGCCGCGACGCTTGAGCAGTTCACCTTCTCAGGCGGGGACCTGGGGATAGATCTGAAGGGCAAGGTCTTTCTCGCCGCTGCGGTGGACAACTACAGGCTCAACCTGAAGGGCGGCTTCACCGCGTCGGACAAGCTCGGCGAGGCGCTGCCATTTCTGTTCATCGTGAATTCTCAGAAACAGGAGGACGGCAGCTATCCCCTGTCGATCACCGGGAAGCTCGGCCGCCCCTCGATCAAGATAGGCACCTTCACCGTGCCCCTGTAGCCTTTTCCCCGGCCTCCTCCGCCGGCTTCTCCTCGAAGAGTATCTCACCCGGTTTTATGTAGCCCAGCTCTGTCCTGATTGTCGGCTCCAGGTTCTTGGGATCGGCCAGCAGCGCC
Encoded proteins:
- the gspE gene encoding type II secretion system ATPase GspE; the protein is MEERSLGSILLETTALTEEQLEQALAVQRERGIKLGEALVQLKFLRTEDVLKALSIQLGFPYENKIEIESIPPDLIANLPINYAKQNEILPLRKEAGSLVVAIADPTNFYALDDLRMFYGMEIRPVIASSYEIVNAINAVYNRATGGGEEAIGELEEGGEIADDFNEPVDLLDADDEAPIIRLVNTLLFRAVKQKASDIHVEPFERELKIRFRINGILYDVLTPPKRAQNAIISRVKVMSQLNIAEKRIPQDGRIRIKIAGKDIDIRVSTIPTAHGESVVMRLLDASSVLLDLDSLGFSRGNIEKFKDLLNHHNGIILVTGPTGSGKTTTLYSALSKLNTNEVKIITVEDPVEYQLHGVNQMQVNPKIELTFASGLRAFLRQDPDIIMVGEVRDKETAEVAIQASLTGHLVLSTLHTNDAPSSITRLVDMGVEPFLVASSVLGIVAQRLVRTVCRDCARKYTPEDAEIAQIGISQSDLKNRQIYRPVGCPICLETGYSGRAGIHEILMVTDAVRAELMKGSDATTIKKVAVAQGMSTLRQDAAMKVMQGLTTIEEVLRVTQEDSE
- the gspF gene encoding type II secretion system inner membrane protein GspF; this translates as MPVFEYSGIDAKGKRASGNVDGENERAARQKLRKMGVFPTTLHIEGESGQKVGLGMQIDVGKYFQRVKVQDVALMTRQLSTLLASNIQLVEALNALLDQIENPKLKNILTKVRDRVTEGSKLSDAMKAHPKVFGDMYTNMINAGESSGALDIVCVRLSDFMESQGKLRSKVIGAMIYPAIMSVVGLGLMVMLLTYVVPKVTKIFEDVNATLPLPTRILMGASNALSSYWYLFALVIPVAIYAARRYLRTPKGREWWDRKLLTLPLVGRINRLVIVARFSRTLATLLASGVPLLGALDIVKNIITNTRLRSVIEQTRENVREGASIADPLKRSGEFPPLVTHMIAIGEKTGDLERMLERVADAYDADVDNTLSTLTTLLEPIMILVMAGVVSFIVLSILLPIMQLNQLG
- the gspG gene encoding type II secretion system major pseudopilin GspG, whose protein sequence is MKRFLAGSKGMTLIEIMVVITILGLIATVVTVNVLDRLDEAKVETAKTQMKGFEEALDQFRRDNGFYPSSEQGLQALIEKPTIGRIPKRYPAKGYLKGNKIPQDTFGCDYVYYSPGLQGHDYEIYSLGRDCQEGGDGVDADISSFEAAD
- a CDS encoding prepilin-type N-terminal cleavage/methylation domain-containing protein translates to MFCRIGCKGFSKGARSGWIRGFTLLEIVVSLAIIGLILGVVISRMDSYLEWDMKSASNKLASTMRYLYNKAATEGLYIKLVIDIDEGAYWVEATSDPFVVSAGEETGAKPKDAGAGAAEAGPSAPEGGSDEEGEGDHRIKPREAVFTKVDSYLLKPTKLPGSVFFKDVFVEHNPAGVSGGQAVIHFFPNGYVEYALINLRDEKDEANYSLETNPISGRVGIEPAYRRMEAR
- a CDS encoding type II secretion system protein; the encoded protein is MNRRRRDQRSRAGFTLLEVMVAVAILATALTTLLMFSGNTMIKSGRAEALAVATMLARQRMTEIEISLIEAGKKNEIPDERSESGTFEDPFGDYSWTMEIKKVELPAPVAGEEGSIQSMVAAQLTKEIAKTVRELRLTVNWQDMGQEQTFDVITHIVRM
- a CDS encoding prepilin-type N-terminal cleavage/methylation domain-containing protein, which gives rise to MYSQSRVTSHESRNLGFTLLEVMVSVALMGVIMTLIWTSSSQSFRSKERIEARDDVFHAAQVAMRKISDDVAAAFLTKRTTISAAAGGGETATRSPYKTFFIGEDRGEQDSMRFTSLSHVRLMKNSKQSDQTKIAYEVLPDEEVAGRYNVVRREQPWLDDTDEVQGTAFRLLEGVLSFNVEYYDIRKKEWGKEWNTDKLDWSEKLPLAVRISVVFPDPDGGDRNIPLSTACMPALSEGTIDL
- a CDS encoding general secretion pathway protein GspK: MRLIGNRKGVALMLVLSAITVLTMVGVEFAYNTSVYYNLVQNEADRLKAYYLARSAYNFMRLELKFNQTFQQVVKSQNLGQYLGANAQLPLCQQFPLSTGLIRAVFIEGAIPGMDGEEEGEASEAIEEMRRDASISQGKQAEEFLSFDGDFDGECEDEGTKIDLNGFFGLSKESSSDGLPSPFDRYKQFLYRFMSEPRFGLLFESAGVRVLDVVNSIGDWVDADAQADDFEGRSAGAEISRYESAQVPYQIRNGKLVTLMEAYLIDGVVDDWFGPMMDYFTIYGGAGVNVCTASEEVVQGVIRAYLDANPEIPPMRLEDPAEMERLLSAIAEACASGKSGDDLKNEMNTAMAAAVGELSGGQTGATVQVPFASFVSTESKVFSLKLGGQVGEITVRIKAVVDTSGGEPSKWRLLYWRVY
- the pilM gene encoding pilus assembly protein PilM, with protein sequence MPHRIIGIDLGSYAVKVAVIERSFRSFAFTEFYERRIQYNELLSPEESTAIALQGMIDDYGLHWDVASIGFPSQKVTSRLLTFPFSSSKKIDQTVHFEIESFIPFEMDQIVLDYTTAWQSKDASRVMAVYVQKGELVKLLTMLSTVDVDPRYVSVDGVDYIGLVNLGMVPPEGAYAIIDMGHTKTTVTIGRGKGLGYVRAISIAGKAVTAAISERLSVPYEEAERLKIEMGHLPLAGEEVVDEISRGVSEAIVQVMQEIMLHLRQTLFTYHETEGVPVEGIYLCGGTSRLPGLDRYLSDALKLNVAFLSCSEFHFSRLDRAEAHRHVIPQALALSLRAAAGTGADINLRQGDLAFKGDVEQFGGNIRKIGFIAGIIVFLALINFTAKYYSVKRQLDRMGSDVVALVRQAVPGAAAARARTPTAAIALVKGREQEVDLRMEELSNLVAASPLDVLKELSLLMPPREDLSVEVVDLNISADRVTMEGVVSDFKTVDTVRQALEKSGFFINVTSGNVRKGVKGEVKFTMSMDVARKGE
- the gspN gene encoding type II secretion system protein GspN, translating into MPRIFKYMAYLAAFALSYALFLYWVFPYNALRDRILGEIEQQIGGGVQVSAKSLEPYWITGVEVEGLSVEGPGPSGLVPLIKVKRATARAALVPLIFGSRRVTFDVRMPKGSVYGYAKIGDETTSLEIEVDDLDLSSIPLIKERTGLTIPSRISGEARLELNRQQPVRSTGEITMALRDIRIAQSSLNLGDISLDVPELVLAKGKDSRIRISVGKGAATLEQFTFSGGDLGIDLKGKVFLAAAVDNYRLNLKGGFTASDKLGEALPFLFIVNSQKQEDGSYPLSITGKLGRPSIKIGTFTVPL